In a genomic window of Leptidea sinapis chromosome 14, ilLepSina1.1, whole genome shotgun sequence:
- the LOC126967933 gene encoding myb/SANT-like DNA-binding domain-containing protein 3 isoform X1 encodes MDSQLVVDVVCSPTITYSKKKPFTTAERELVRELVLERPIIGDKRIHAENIVLKQKAWEDIANVYNSRPYVTPRNSIQLKRCWENLKQLRKKQLSERLNNIRQIGGAVANENLERTDDFYKEDDNLVENESQNNVHDYHTGPMLNGHTNEALLKTYEDKWPEIMHVDIKEEESEADLKPPELQNHIQRPKKRLKKIANLNEARIKRTMLNIQQDLEMHKLRIRREKLQIERERNLTAFEKQMQDLQLEKMKIEIELLKGNK; translated from the exons ATGGATTCGCAGCTCGTAGTTGATGTTGTTTGCTCGCCAACAATAACGTA TTCTAAGAAGAAACCTTTTACCACAGCTGAGAGAGAGTTGGTTAGAGAATTAGTGCTGGAAAGGCCTATAATTGGAGATAAGCGTATACACGCTGAAAACAtagtattaaaacaaaaagCATGGGAAGATATAGCAAACGTTTATAATAGTCGTCCATATGTCACACCTAGGAATAGTATTCAATTAAAGCGATGCTGGGAAAATCTAAAACAACTACGGAAAAAACAGCTTTCAGAAAGATTGAACAACATTAGGCAAATAGGGGGAGCTGTAGCAAATG AAAATTTGGAGAGAACAGATGATTTTTACAAAGAAGATGATAATTTGGTCGAGAATGAAAGTCAAAATAATGTTCATG ATTATCACACAGGACCAATGTTGAATGGACACACCAATGAAGCACTTCTGAAGACTTATGAAGATAAATGGCCTGAGA TAATGCATGTAGAtataaaagaagaagaaagtgAAGCAGACCTGAAACCTCCTGAGCTACAAAATCATATACAAAGGCCAAAAAAAA GGCTCAAAAAAATTGCTAATCTAAATGAAGCAAGAATTAAGAGGACTATGTTAAATATACAACAAGATTTAGAGATGCACAAGCTGAGGATTCGGAGAGAGAAGTTACAAATTGAACGCGAAAGGAATCTCACCGCATTTGAGAAACAAATGCAAGATTTACAATTAGAAAAAATGAAAATCGAAATAGAATTACtgaaaggaaataaataa
- the LOC126967933 gene encoding myb/SANT-like DNA-binding domain-containing protein 3 isoform X2, producing the protein MPWSVLFCYDTNSSKKKPFTTAERELVRELVLERPIIGDKRIHAENIVLKQKAWEDIANVYNSRPYVTPRNSIQLKRCWENLKQLRKKQLSERLNNIRQIGGAVANENLERTDDFYKEDDNLVENESQNNVHDYHTGPMLNGHTNEALLKTYEDKWPEIMHVDIKEEESEADLKPPELQNHIQRPKKRLKKIANLNEARIKRTMLNIQQDLEMHKLRIRREKLQIERERNLTAFEKQMQDLQLEKMKIEIELLKGNK; encoded by the exons ATGCCGTGGAGTGTATTGTTTTGTTATGATACGAATAG TTCTAAGAAGAAACCTTTTACCACAGCTGAGAGAGAGTTGGTTAGAGAATTAGTGCTGGAAAGGCCTATAATTGGAGATAAGCGTATACACGCTGAAAACAtagtattaaaacaaaaagCATGGGAAGATATAGCAAACGTTTATAATAGTCGTCCATATGTCACACCTAGGAATAGTATTCAATTAAAGCGATGCTGGGAAAATCTAAAACAACTACGGAAAAAACAGCTTTCAGAAAGATTGAACAACATTAGGCAAATAGGGGGAGCTGTAGCAAATG AAAATTTGGAGAGAACAGATGATTTTTACAAAGAAGATGATAATTTGGTCGAGAATGAAAGTCAAAATAATGTTCATG ATTATCACACAGGACCAATGTTGAATGGACACACCAATGAAGCACTTCTGAAGACTTATGAAGATAAATGGCCTGAGA TAATGCATGTAGAtataaaagaagaagaaagtgAAGCAGACCTGAAACCTCCTGAGCTACAAAATCATATACAAAGGCCAAAAAAAA GGCTCAAAAAAATTGCTAATCTAAATGAAGCAAGAATTAAGAGGACTATGTTAAATATACAACAAGATTTAGAGATGCACAAGCTGAGGATTCGGAGAGAGAAGTTACAAATTGAACGCGAAAGGAATCTCACCGCATTTGAGAAACAAATGCAAGATTTACAATTAGAAAAAATGAAAATCGAAATAGAATTACtgaaaggaaataaataa